One window from the genome of Yamadazyma tenuis chromosome 7, complete sequence encodes:
- a CDS encoding uncharacterized protein (EggNog:ENOG503NW5Q; COG:S) has product MNVDKKLGWGLNYVFFVAVGSNAFFLNSFWLRTFVSKFDKGLAIGTSISAVIVMVICTLVGVPGFLAVWSGDLTVGDENGSMAFFILLAKMPGWIIAFVLIFTITICTCTFDSLQSAFVSTISNDIFRNRFKTIWARAMVVIMIVPIVVLAVKVADNILQIYLIADLISSSIIPIIFLGLSDRFFWFLTGVDVMVGGLGALVAIFIFGTVYYGTAKEGGKLLLIWNGLYDPEDWGAFGAFEIAPFGGILIALVCVVARVGAIWVYCKITKKPFRALQRPVPVEIVEEEFDSAYGSTNAKSDD; this is encoded by the coding sequence ctcgtttTGGTTGAGAACTTTTGTCAGTAAGTTCGATAAAGGTTTGGCTATTGGTACATCAATTTCGGCTGTGATAGTGATGGTAATTTGTACCTTGGTCGGAGTGCCAGGGTTTTTGGCCGTGTGGTCGGGCGATTTGACGGTGGGGGATGAGAACGGGTCTATGGCCtttttcattcttcttgccAAGATGCCTGGGTGGATCATCGCGTTTGTTTTGATattcaccatcaccatttgCACTTGTACTTTTGACTCTTTGCAGTCTGCCTTTGTGTCaaccatctccaatgaTATCTTTAGAAACAGGTTTAAGACCATCTGGGCTAGAgcaatggtggtgataatgATTGTACCGATTGTGGTGTTGGCCGTCAAAGTGGCAGATAATATCTTACAGATTTATTTGATTGCTGACTTGATTTCGAGCTCTATCATCCCAATCATATTCTTAGGTTTGAGTGACCggttcttttggtttttgaCGGGAGTGGATGTGATGGTTGGAGGATTAGGAGCTTTGGTTGCAATTTTTATCTTTGGAACCGTCTATTATGGAACCGCCAAAGAAGGGGGGAAGTTGTTATTGATTTGGAACGGATTATATGATCCTGAAGACTGGGGTGCCTTTGGGGCGTTTGAAATTGCCCCATTTGGTGGGATTTTAATTGCATTAGTGTGTGTTGTCGCCCGAGTGGGTGCGATTTGGGTGTATtgcaaaatcaccaaaaaaccATTTAGGGCTTTGCAAAGACCCGTTCCGGTCGAGattgtggaagaagaatttgacaGTGCCTATGGGTCCACCAATGCTAAGTCAGACGATTAG